A single window of Providencia alcalifaciens DNA harbors:
- the cysN gene encoding sulfate adenylyltransferase subunit CysN produces the protein MAELAYNDAMAHQIQQQGGVEAYLQAQQHKGLLRFLTCGNVDDGKSTLIGRLLHDTQQIYQDQLSVLQSDSKRIGTQGEKLDLALLVDGLAAEREQGITIDVAYRYFSTEKRKFIIADTPGHEQYTRNMATGASTCSLSILLIDARKGIQEQTRRHSFISTLLGIRHLIVAVNKMDLVDYSQSVFDKIQQDYQQFAQQLPVDLNVWFVPISALDGDNIVSPSENLPWYQGETLLSLLETVQVTQTAADQPLRFPVQYVNRPNLDFRGYSGTVSSGVVQVGQRVKVLPSGSVSTIKEIVTFSGNQPSALAGEAITIVLSDEIDISRGDLIVAENEALLASQHALVDVVWMSEQPLVQGQQVDIKVAGKRSRGKVENIQYQVDVNNLTQKVATELPLNGIGLVEFSFDEPLLLENYQSNGDTGGMILIDRLTNVTVGAGLVREAQPEETVHRGEFSQFEIELNQLIRRHFPHWGARDVLGGK, from the coding sequence ATGGCTGAATTAGCGTATAACGATGCAATGGCGCATCAAATTCAACAGCAAGGTGGCGTAGAAGCTTACTTGCAGGCTCAGCAACATAAGGGGTTATTGCGGTTTCTCACCTGCGGCAACGTAGATGATGGAAAAAGTACCTTGATTGGGCGCTTGCTGCATGACACTCAACAAATCTACCAAGACCAATTATCGGTTTTACAGAGCGACAGTAAGCGGATTGGTACTCAAGGTGAGAAGTTGGATCTGGCCTTGCTGGTGGATGGGTTAGCGGCTGAACGCGAACAGGGGATCACCATCGATGTGGCGTATCGCTATTTTTCGACGGAAAAACGTAAATTTATCATCGCGGATACCCCCGGACATGAACAATATACCCGCAATATGGCGACAGGTGCATCAACGTGCTCACTCTCTATTCTGCTGATCGATGCTCGAAAAGGCATTCAAGAGCAAACGCGACGCCACAGTTTTATTAGTACGCTATTGGGGATCCGCCATTTGATCGTCGCGGTGAATAAGATGGACCTGGTGGATTATAGCCAGTCCGTGTTTGATAAAATACAGCAAGATTACCAGCAATTTGCTCAGCAACTTCCGGTAGATTTAAACGTCTGGTTTGTACCAATTTCTGCACTGGATGGGGATAACATCGTATCACCAAGCGAGAATTTGCCATGGTATCAAGGGGAAACGTTATTGTCGTTGCTGGAAACGGTGCAAGTCACTCAGACGGCCGCTGACCAACCATTGCGCTTCCCTGTGCAATATGTGAATCGCCCCAATCTAGATTTCCGCGGCTACAGTGGCACGGTGTCATCGGGGGTTGTACAGGTGGGGCAACGCGTGAAAGTGCTACCTTCAGGAAGCGTTTCAACCATCAAAGAGATTGTGACATTTTCCGGTAATCAGCCTTCAGCACTGGCGGGTGAGGCGATTACGATTGTACTGAGCGATGAAATTGATATCAGTCGCGGCGATTTAATTGTCGCTGAAAATGAGGCGCTGCTTGCGAGTCAGCATGCGTTAGTGGATGTGGTGTGGATGTCAGAGCAGCCACTGGTGCAAGGTCAACAAGTGGATATTAAAGTGGCAGGCAAGCGAAGCCGAGGCAAAGTTGAAAACATTCAATATCAAGTGGATGTGAATAACTTAACTCAGAAAGTGGCAACAGAACTGCCATTGAACGGCATTGGTTTGGTGGAGTTTTCATTTGATGAGCCGCTACTACTGGAAAATTATCAAAGCAATGGCGATACCGGTGGGATGATTTTAATTGATAGGCTAACGAATGTGACTGTGGGGGCAGGGCTAGTTCGAGAAGCGCAACCCGAAGAAACGGTACACCGTGGTGAATTTAGCCAATTCGAAATTGAGCTTAACCAACTGATCCGCCGCCACTTCCCACACTGGGGTGCCCGTGATGTGTTAGGTGGGAAGTAA
- the cysD gene encoding sulfate adenylyltransferase subunit CysD, whose product MNEKKLTHLQQLEAESIHIIREVAAEFANPVMLYSIGKDSSVMLHLARKAFYPGTIPFPLLHVDTGWKFREMYQFRDETAKKYGFELLIHRNPEGERLGINPFVHGSAKHTDIMKTEGLKQALDKYGFDAAFGGARRDEEKSRAKERIYSFRDRSHRWDPKNQRPELWHNYNGQINKGESIRVFPLSNWTELDIWQYIYLENIDIVPLYFADERPVIERDGTLIMVDDGRIELKAGEVIAKKKVRFRTLGCWPLTGAVPSNASTLPEIIEEMLLSTTSERQGRLIDSDQSASMELKKRQGYF is encoded by the coding sequence GTGAACGAAAAAAAATTAACCCACTTACAGCAATTAGAAGCGGAAAGTATTCATATTATTCGTGAAGTGGCGGCGGAATTTGCGAATCCCGTGATGCTCTATTCCATCGGTAAAGACTCATCTGTGATGCTGCATTTGGCTCGAAAAGCGTTTTATCCTGGCACGATCCCTTTTCCTTTGCTGCATGTGGATACCGGATGGAAATTTCGTGAAATGTACCAGTTCCGAGATGAGACGGCGAAAAAATACGGTTTTGAATTATTGATCCACCGAAACCCAGAAGGGGAGCGTTTAGGCATTAATCCGTTTGTTCATGGTAGCGCGAAACATACCGATATCATGAAAACTGAGGGCTTAAAGCAGGCGCTAGATAAATATGGCTTTGATGCCGCGTTCGGTGGCGCTCGGCGTGATGAAGAAAAATCACGGGCAAAAGAACGAATTTATTCATTCCGTGACCGCTCCCACCGCTGGGATCCGAAAAACCAACGACCGGAGCTTTGGCACAATTACAACGGACAAATTAATAAAGGGGAAAGTATCCGAGTTTTCCCGCTATCCAATTGGACTGAACTGGATATTTGGCAATATATCTACTTGGAAAACATCGATATTGTCCCACTCTATTTTGCAGATGAACGCCCTGTGATTGAGCGTGATGGCACCTTAATCATGGTGGACGATGGGCGCATTGAGTTAAAAGCCGGTGAAGTTATTGCCAAGAAAAAAGTGCGTTTTCGCACATTAGGCTGCTGGCCATTGACGGGGGCAGTGCCGTCGAATGCCAGCACGCTACCAGAAATTATCGAAGAGATGTTGCTATCCACCACCAGTGAACGCCAAGGGCGTTTGATTGATAGTGACCAATCCGCCTCTATGGAGCTGAAAAAGCGCCAAGGCTATTTTTAA
- the cysG gene encoding siroheme synthase CysG — protein sequence MDYLPLFVSVRERQVVLIGGGIVAARKAELLLKAHASLVVISPELCESLQSAYQQKQLHWVQQPYQAYHLDDAYLVIAATDDQALNEKVFHDAQQRHIFVNVVDDQPLCSFIVPSIIDRSPIMVAISSGGTAPVLAKLLREKLETLLPTSLGKMAEIAGRWRERVKQNLTKLSERKRFWELSFNGRFASLVESGQLDDAEKQLEQQLAKLDNQGELTLVGAGPGDAGLLTLKGLRVLQNADVVLYDHLVSTEILDLVRRDADKVCVGKRAGNHSVSQEETNQLIVNYAQQGKKVVRLKGGDPFIFGRGGEELQVAAEANIPFQVVPGITAAIGAAAYAGIPLTHREHAQSITFITGHCRQEGAELDWQALARGHQTLAIYMGTVTAANIRQQLIQYGRHRDTPVAVIGCGTRQNQKVIVGALHELESLAQQAPAPALIVIGEVAALHQQLAWFGQQSETIQWRSAVLELA from the coding sequence ATGGATTACCTACCTTTATTTGTGAGTGTGCGAGAAAGACAAGTTGTCTTGATTGGCGGCGGTATCGTTGCGGCACGTAAAGCCGAATTATTATTGAAAGCCCATGCCTCGCTGGTGGTGATTTCCCCTGAACTTTGCGAAAGCCTGCAATCGGCTTATCAGCAAAAACAATTGCACTGGGTGCAGCAGCCTTATCAGGCTTATCACCTTGATGATGCTTACTTGGTGATTGCTGCCACGGATGACCAAGCGCTCAATGAGAAAGTTTTTCATGATGCGCAGCAGCGCCATATTTTTGTCAATGTGGTGGATGACCAGCCCCTATGTTCCTTTATTGTTCCCTCGATTATCGACCGTTCTCCCATTATGGTGGCGATTTCATCGGGTGGAACCGCGCCTGTCTTAGCCAAATTATTACGGGAAAAACTGGAAACCTTGTTGCCGACATCACTGGGCAAAATGGCGGAGATTGCAGGGCGTTGGCGTGAGCGTGTAAAACAGAATTTGACCAAACTCAGTGAGCGTAAACGTTTTTGGGAATTGAGTTTTAACGGACGCTTTGCTTCTTTAGTGGAAAGTGGACAACTGGATGATGCTGAGAAACAACTTGAGCAACAGCTAGCGAAGCTGGATAACCAAGGGGAGTTGACCTTAGTGGGGGCAGGGCCGGGAGATGCGGGGCTATTAACACTCAAAGGGTTGAGAGTACTGCAAAATGCGGATGTGGTGCTGTATGACCATTTGGTGAGCACGGAAATCCTTGATCTTGTTCGCCGTGATGCAGACAAAGTCTGTGTGGGTAAACGAGCAGGAAATCACAGCGTTTCCCAAGAGGAAACCAATCAGTTGATCGTCAACTATGCTCAGCAAGGTAAAAAGGTGGTGCGCTTAAAAGGGGGCGATCCGTTTATTTTTGGTCGTGGCGGTGAGGAGTTGCAAGTTGCTGCCGAGGCCAACATTCCTTTTCAAGTCGTACCCGGCATCACCGCAGCTATTGGTGCGGCAGCTTATGCGGGGATCCCGCTGACCCACCGAGAACACGCGCAGAGTATTACGTTTATTACCGGACATTGCCGACAAGAGGGCGCGGAGTTGGATTGGCAAGCATTAGCACGCGGCCACCAAACATTGGCTATCTACATGGGCACCGTAACAGCCGCAAATATTCGTCAGCAGCTTATTCAATATGGACGTCATCGAGATACCCCCGTTGCGGTGATTGGCTGTGGGACTCGGCAAAATCAAAAAGTGATCGTCGGGGCTTTGCATGAATTGGAGTCATTGGCTCAGCAAGCGCCAGCGCCTGCATTAATCGTCATTGGTGAAGTGGCGGCATTACATCAACAGCTGGCATGGTTTGGTCAGCAATCCGAAACCATCCAATGGCGCTCAGCCGTGCTGGAATTGGCTTAA
- a CDS encoding phosphoadenylyl-sulfate reductase produces MSRLQLTQVQPLDKQAQAAYLAEFNAKLEEMTALARIEWAVEHLPAEFVLSSSFGIQGALALHLVTQVVPNIPVILTDTGYLFPETYQFIEQLTERLNLNLKVYRAATSPAWQEAIHGQLWTQGVEGIERYNQLNKVEPMTRALHELQAQSWFSGLRREQSASRAALPVLSIGRGIFKILPVIDWNNKEVYQYLTKHNLPYHPLWEKGYLSVGDTHTSRPWEPGMSEEQTRFFGLKRECGLHEN; encoded by the coding sequence ATGAGCCGACTTCAATTAACGCAAGTTCAGCCGTTAGATAAACAGGCGCAGGCCGCTTATTTAGCGGAGTTCAACGCGAAACTTGAAGAAATGACCGCGCTAGCTCGCATTGAATGGGCGGTTGAGCATCTTCCTGCTGAATTTGTGCTGTCATCAAGCTTTGGCATCCAAGGTGCTCTGGCGCTGCACTTAGTCACACAAGTGGTGCCAAACATTCCAGTGATTTTAACGGATACTGGCTATCTGTTTCCCGAAACCTATCAATTTATTGAACAGTTAACGGAACGGTTAAACTTAAACTTGAAAGTGTACCGAGCGGCGACCAGCCCTGCATGGCAAGAAGCCATTCATGGTCAATTGTGGACTCAAGGCGTTGAGGGAATTGAGCGTTATAACCAATTAAACAAAGTGGAGCCTATGACGCGGGCGCTGCATGAATTGCAGGCGCAAAGCTGGTTTTCAGGATTAAGACGAGAACAATCGGCGAGCCGTGCGGCGTTACCCGTACTGAGCATTGGACGCGGGATCTTTAAAATACTGCCAGTGATTGATTGGAATAATAAAGAGGTTTATCAATATCTGACCAAACATAATTTACCCTACCATCCATTATGGGAAAAAGGGTATTTATCAGTGGGAGATACGCATACTAGCCGTCCGTGGGAACCGGGGATGAGTGAAGAACAGACCCGTTTCTTTGGATTAAAGCGTGAATGCGGACTGCATGAAAATTAA
- the cysI gene encoding assimilatory sulfite reductase (NADPH) hemoprotein subunit, translating to MSNEHQKAAPQPALVVEGKLADSERMKQQSNYLRGTIKDDLKNGLTGGFDGDNFLLIRFHGMYQQDDRDIRAERAEQKLEPRHAMMLRCRLPGGIITPKQWLDIDKFASEHTLYGSIRITNRQTFQFHGILKGDVKPAHQMLSHVGLDALATANDVNRNVLCTSNPVQSELHQQAYEWAKKISEHLLPRTSAYAEIWLDKEKIVTTDEEPILGETYLPRKFKTTVVIPPLNDVDLHANDMNFVAIAEEGQLIGFNVLVGGGLAMTHGDTNTFPRLASEFGFIPLDKTLAIAEAIVTTQRDWGNRTDRKNAKTKYTLERVGIEVFKAEVEERAGVQFEAIRPYQFTERGDQIGWLKGIDNRWHLTLFVENGRLIDLADKPLKTGVAEIAKIHKGDFRLTANQNLIVAGIAEEDKAAIEKIAIEHGLMSSEVTRQRENSMACVSFPTCPLAMAEAERFLPEFVTQVENIMAAHHVADEHIVLRVTGCPNGCGRAMLAEVGLVGKALDRYNLHLGGNRIGTRIPRMYKENISSAEILAIMNELIGRWAAERQPNEGFGDYLIRANVVKPVLNSAIDFYEVKEAV from the coding sequence ATGAGCAATGAACATCAAAAAGCTGCACCTCAGCCGGCCTTAGTGGTTGAAGGCAAGCTCGCTGACAGCGAGCGGATGAAGCAGCAAAGTAACTATTTACGAGGCACTATCAAAGACGATCTCAAAAACGGCTTAACGGGCGGTTTTGACGGAGACAACTTCTTGCTGATCCGTTTTCACGGAATGTATCAACAAGATGATAGAGACATTCGCGCAGAGCGAGCAGAGCAGAAGCTAGAACCGCGTCATGCCATGATGCTGCGTTGTCGCTTACCGGGGGGCATTATTACCCCGAAACAGTGGCTCGATATTGATAAATTTGCCTCTGAGCACACCTTGTACGGCAGCATTCGTATAACTAACCGTCAAACATTCCAGTTTCACGGTATTCTCAAAGGGGATGTGAAGCCGGCGCATCAAATGCTCAGTCATGTGGGGCTGGATGCGTTAGCGACCGCCAATGACGTAAACCGTAACGTACTGTGTACTTCTAACCCCGTGCAGTCTGAATTGCATCAGCAAGCCTATGAATGGGCGAAAAAAATCTCTGAGCATTTGCTACCTCGCACCAGTGCGTATGCAGAAATTTGGCTGGATAAAGAAAAAATTGTGACTACCGATGAAGAGCCCATTCTCGGGGAAACCTATCTGCCAAGAAAATTCAAAACCACCGTGGTGATCCCACCATTAAATGATGTGGATCTTCATGCCAATGATATGAACTTTGTGGCCATTGCTGAAGAAGGGCAATTGATCGGTTTCAACGTGCTGGTGGGCGGTGGGTTAGCCATGACTCACGGAGATACCAACACGTTCCCACGTCTTGCCAGTGAATTTGGTTTTATTCCCTTAGATAAAACCTTGGCAATTGCTGAAGCGATAGTCACTACGCAGCGTGATTGGGGAAACCGAACTGATCGTAAAAATGCCAAAACCAAATACACCCTTGAGCGAGTTGGGATTGAGGTGTTTAAGGCCGAAGTGGAAGAACGTGCTGGCGTGCAGTTTGAAGCTATTCGTCCTTACCAATTTACGGAGCGTGGTGATCAAATTGGCTGGTTAAAAGGCATTGATAACCGCTGGCATTTAACCTTGTTTGTGGAGAATGGGCGCTTAATCGACTTAGCGGATAAACCGTTAAAAACGGGTGTCGCCGAGATCGCTAAAATCCATAAAGGCGATTTTCGCCTGACGGCCAATCAGAACTTAATTGTGGCGGGGATTGCGGAAGAGGACAAAGCGGCAATCGAGAAAATTGCCATTGAGCACGGTTTGATGAGCAGTGAAGTGACGCGTCAGCGTGAAAACTCGATGGCCTGTGTTTCTTTTCCAACCTGTCCGTTAGCGATGGCGGAAGCGGAGCGCTTTTTGCCGGAGTTTGTCACGCAAGTTGAAAACATCATGGCGGCGCATCATGTGGCGGATGAGCATATTGTTTTACGTGTAACTGGCTGCCCAAATGGTTGTGGTCGCGCGATGCTGGCGGAAGTGGGGCTGGTGGGTAAAGCCCTTGACCGTTATAACCTACATTTAGGCGGGAACCGCATCGGTACGCGTATTCCTCGGATGTATAAGGAAAATATCAGCAGCGCAGAGATTTTAGCCATCATGAATGAGTTGATTGGTCGCTGGGCGGCTGAACGTCAACCGAATGAAGGTTTTGGTGACTACCTGATCCGCGCTAATGTCGTGAAGCCGGTACTCAATTCTGCTATCGATTTTTACGAGGTCAAGGAGGCGGTATGA
- the cysJ gene encoding NADPH-dependent assimilatory sulfite reductase flavoprotein subunit: protein MQNKQPPLSALPISTEQLGRLQTAVGDYSSHQLAWLSGYLWGMVNQNSTLSEPVVASNAPQETVTIISASQTGNARRLAEQLREKLLSEKISANLVNAGDYKFKQINQEKVLIVVASTQGEGEPAEEAVALHKYLNSKKAPDLSTAHYAVFALGDSSYEHFCQAGKDFDSQFAKLGASALLPRVDADVEYQTLADEWVSSLTQVLKARVPAQSDSQLINTQSGSVNQLDSSPYTKTAPLTSTLLSNQKITGRGSDKDVRHIEIDLGDSGLRYQPGDALGVWFDNDPAIVDELISLLWLQGDEDVFIGQQRHSLRDALTYQLELTQNTHLIVEKYAQLSKDDSLLGLISDKPAIMQYAQTTPIVDMVRQAAAQPSAQEFVDLLRPLTPRLYSISSSQAEATDEVHATVGVVRYEIDGRPRTGGASGFLADRLNEGDELRVFIEHNDNFRLPADSNTPVIMIGPGTGIAPFRAFLQQRDNDGSEGKNWLFFGNPHFVDDFLYQVEWQRYVKDGLLTHISLAWSRDQAEKVYVQDKLREQGSEVWDWIQQGAHIYVCGDANRMAKDVEQALLDIISEHGHMDEEQADDFLSELRVMRRYQRDVY, encoded by the coding sequence ATGCAAAACAAGCAACCTCCATTATCAGCATTACCGATTTCGACGGAGCAATTAGGGCGCTTACAAACCGCAGTGGGGGATTATTCATCCCATCAACTGGCTTGGTTATCTGGCTATTTGTGGGGCATGGTAAATCAAAACAGTACGCTGAGCGAGCCTGTGGTTGCAAGCAATGCGCCTCAAGAAACCGTGACCATTATTTCAGCCTCCCAAACGGGTAATGCCCGTCGTTTAGCTGAGCAGCTTCGAGAAAAACTACTGAGTGAGAAAATCAGTGCCAATTTAGTCAATGCTGGCGATTACAAGTTTAAGCAGATCAACCAAGAGAAAGTGTTGATCGTCGTGGCATCCACCCAAGGTGAAGGGGAGCCAGCCGAAGAGGCCGTTGCATTACATAAATATTTGAACTCGAAGAAAGCCCCTGATCTTTCAACCGCCCATTATGCGGTTTTTGCACTTGGCGATTCTTCTTATGAGCATTTTTGCCAAGCAGGAAAAGATTTCGATAGCCAGTTTGCGAAGCTCGGGGCGAGTGCGTTGCTTCCTCGGGTCGATGCGGATGTTGAATATCAAACATTGGCAGACGAATGGGTAAGCTCGTTGACGCAGGTTTTAAAAGCGCGAGTTCCCGCTCAATCAGATAGCCAGCTCATCAATACTCAATCTGGCAGTGTGAATCAGCTCGATTCTTCCCCATACACCAAAACGGCACCTCTAACCTCGACGTTGTTGAGTAATCAAAAGATAACAGGCCGGGGTTCTGACAAAGATGTGCGCCATATTGAGATTGACTTGGGGGATTCCGGTTTACGCTATCAACCGGGAGATGCTCTTGGTGTATGGTTTGATAATGACCCTGCAATAGTGGATGAGCTGATTAGCCTGCTATGGCTACAGGGGGATGAGGACGTATTTATTGGTCAACAGCGCCATTCGCTGCGTGATGCGTTAACTTACCAACTGGAGCTGACCCAAAACACCCATTTGATCGTCGAGAAATACGCGCAATTATCCAAAGACGATAGCTTATTAGGCTTGATCAGCGATAAGCCAGCCATTATGCAGTATGCGCAAACTACGCCTATTGTCGATATGGTACGCCAAGCGGCAGCTCAACCAAGTGCGCAAGAATTTGTGGATTTACTGCGACCGTTAACGCCGCGTTTGTATTCCATTTCTTCTTCACAGGCGGAAGCGACTGATGAAGTCCATGCCACCGTTGGTGTTGTACGCTATGAGATTGATGGCCGTCCAAGAACAGGGGGCGCTTCTGGCTTTTTAGCGGATCGTCTCAATGAGGGGGACGAACTGCGGGTGTTTATTGAACATAATGATAATTTCCGCCTCCCCGCAGACTCAAATACGCCCGTGATTATGATTGGTCCGGGAACCGGTATTGCCCCATTCCGCGCTTTCTTACAACAGCGTGATAACGACGGTAGCGAAGGTAAAAACTGGCTGTTTTTCGGCAATCCGCACTTTGTTGACGATTTCTTATATCAAGTGGAATGGCAGCGTTATGTCAAAGACGGTTTGCTGACTCATATTTCATTAGCGTGGTCGCGGGATCAGGCTGAAAAAGTGTATGTACAAGACAAATTGCGCGAACAAGGCAGTGAAGTGTGGGACTGGATCCAACAAGGCGCACATATTTATGTGTGTGGGGATGCAAACCGTATGGCGAAAGACGTGGAACAAGCATTATTGGATATCATCAGCGAGCACGGACACATGGATGAAGAGCAAGCGGATGACTTTTTAAGTGAGCTGCGTGTGATGCGCCGTTATCAGAGGGACGTTTATTAA
- the queD gene encoding 6-carboxytetrahydropterin synthase QueD: protein MSTTIYKDFHFEAAHRLPHVPEGHKCGRLHGHSFMVRLEITGEIDAHTGWIMDFADVKSAFKPIYERLDHHYLNEIEGLENPTSEVLARWIWQQTKPLLPLLSAITVKETCNAGCVYRGEA from the coding sequence ATGAGCACAACCATCTACAAAGATTTTCACTTTGAAGCAGCACACCGCCTTCCTCATGTACCTGAGGGGCATAAATGTGGTCGTCTGCATGGGCACTCTTTCATGGTGCGCTTAGAAATCACGGGTGAAATTGATGCGCATACGGGATGGATCATGGATTTTGCTGATGTGAAAAGCGCCTTTAAACCTATCTATGAGCGTCTAGACCATCACTATTTAAATGAGATTGAAGGGTTAGAAAACCCAACCAGTGAAGTGCTTGCTCGCTGGATTTGGCAGCAAACCAAGCCACTATTGCCATTATTAAGCGCCATAACGGTTAAAGAAACCTGCAATGCAGGCTGCGTGTATCGCGGAGAAGCCTAA
- the queE gene encoding 7-carboxy-7-deazaguanine synthase QueE — protein sequence MKYPINEIFQTLQGEGVFTGVPAVFIRLQGCPVGCSWCDTKQTWDKEPAKESTLGDIALKTQDSDLWAMSDAESLIQLMQQNGYTAKHIVITGGEPCIYDLTTLTQSLEANGFQCQIETSGTYPIICTENTWVTVSPKVGMKGGLQVLEQAINRANEIKHPVAREKDIEALDLLLSLRTQGELPIVALQPISQKVSATKLCIDTCIQRNWRLSIQTHKYLNIQ from the coding sequence ATGAAATACCCAATTAATGAAATCTTCCAAACTTTACAGGGGGAAGGTGTTTTTACTGGCGTCCCTGCTGTTTTTATTCGTTTGCAAGGCTGTCCAGTTGGCTGTAGTTGGTGCGATACCAAACAGACCTGGGACAAAGAGCCCGCGAAGGAGTCCACATTGGGTGATATTGCATTAAAAACACAAGACAGTGATTTATGGGCAATGTCCGATGCCGAAAGCTTAATCCAACTGATGCAACAAAACGGCTATACCGCAAAACACATCGTGATAACGGGCGGAGAGCCATGCATTTATGATTTAACGACCTTAACGCAATCCCTTGAAGCTAACGGGTTTCAATGCCAGATTGAAACCAGCGGCACTTACCCAATCATCTGCACTGAAAATACGTGGGTCACTGTCTCGCCGAAAGTGGGGATGAAAGGGGGATTGCAAGTGCTCGAACAGGCGATTAATCGTGCCAATGAAATCAAGCATCCTGTGGCGCGTGAAAAAGATATTGAAGCCCTTGACCTGCTATTATCTTTGCGAACTCAAGGTGAGCTACCGATTGTGGCGCTTCAGCCTATTAGCCAAAAAGTATCAGCGACCAAGCTATGTATCGATACCTGCATTCAACGTAATTGGCGGCTATCCATTCAAACCCATAAATACCTGAATATTCAGTAA
- a CDS encoding amino acid permease — MQSSEQNQLRKGLSVRHIRFMALGSAIGTGLFYGSASAIQAAGPAVLLAYMLGGAAVFMVMRALGEMAVHHPVPGSFSHYASHYMGPLAGFLTGWNYVFEMLVVCLADITAFGMYMGFWFPHVDQWVWVLSIVLFISALNLCHVKIFGEMEFWLSIIKVSAIIAMIVGGAFLMIYGFGQETSHEVGIQNLWEHGGFMPNGIEGVIASLAIVMFAFGGIEVIGITASEAQDPEKTIPKAINAVPIRILLFYGLTLFILMCIYPWNQIGQNGSPFVQIFDSLGIQSAANILNIVVITAAISAINSDIFGAGRMMYGMAQDGQAPKVFTKLTKSGVPWVTVLVMSVVMLLGVYLNYLVPEKIFVIIASIATFATVWVWLMILLSQVAMRRKMSQEEIKKLKFPVPFWPVGPAITIAFMVFVIALLGFFKDTQVALIVGFVWVALLSITFFAMRYYQKR, encoded by the coding sequence ATGCAAAGTAGTGAACAAAATCAACTCAGAAAGGGGCTGAGTGTCAGGCACATTCGCTTTATGGCCTTAGGGTCAGCGATTGGTACTGGGCTATTCTACGGTTCTGCGTCTGCGATTCAGGCGGCGGGTCCCGCGGTGTTACTTGCCTACATGTTAGGTGGTGCAGCAGTATTTATGGTGATGCGCGCTCTCGGTGAAATGGCGGTTCATCATCCAGTCCCAGGTTCATTCTCTCACTACGCAAGTCATTATATGGGTCCTCTCGCTGGTTTTTTAACAGGCTGGAACTACGTGTTTGAAATGCTAGTGGTCTGTTTAGCCGATATTACTGCCTTCGGGATGTACATGGGCTTCTGGTTCCCTCATGTCGACCAATGGGTGTGGGTATTGAGTATCGTGCTATTTATTAGCGCGCTCAATCTTTGCCACGTTAAGATTTTCGGTGAAATGGAATTCTGGCTATCGATTATTAAAGTCAGCGCCATTATAGCCATGATTGTCGGCGGTGCCTTCTTGATGATTTACGGCTTTGGTCAAGAAACTAGCCATGAAGTGGGCATCCAAAACTTGTGGGAACATGGCGGATTTATGCCAAATGGCATTGAAGGGGTGATTGCCTCTCTCGCAATAGTCATGTTTGCTTTTGGTGGTATTGAGGTGATTGGTATCACAGCAAGTGAAGCCCAAGATCCTGAAAAAACAATCCCTAAAGCTATCAATGCTGTACCTATCCGTATTCTATTATTCTATGGATTAACGCTATTTATCCTGATGTGTATCTATCCATGGAACCAAATTGGTCAAAACGGCAGTCCATTTGTCCAAATCTTCGATAGCTTAGGCATTCAATCCGCAGCAAATATCCTGAATATCGTCGTGATAACGGCAGCAATTTCCGCTATCAACAGTGATATTTTTGGTGCAGGCCGCATGATGTATGGTATGGCTCAAGATGGTCAAGCGCCTAAGGTCTTTACCAAACTGACCAAAAGCGGTGTGCCATGGGTGACGGTTCTGGTCATGTCCGTTGTGATGTTATTAGGTGTTTATCTGAACTACCTGGTACCAGAAAAAATCTTTGTGATCATCGCATCAATTGCGACCTTCGCGACGGTATGGGTCTGGTTAATGATCTTACTGTCTCAAGTGGCAATGCGCCGTAAGATGAGCCAAGAAGAAATCAAAAAACTGAAATTCCCTGTACCTTTCTGGCCTGTAGGTCCAGCAATCACCATCGCATTTATGGTGTTTGTTATCGCTTTATTAGGCTTCTTTAAAGATACGCAAGTGGCACTGATTGTGGGCTTTGTGTGGGTGGCTTTACTCAGTATCACCTTCTTTGCGATGCGTTATTACCAAAAACGCTGA